One Psychrobacillus glaciei genomic region harbors:
- a CDS encoding ABC transporter permease, giving the protein MSFLDVLYFIIPAAIFYAAPLIFTAIGGVFSERSGVVNIGLEGLMVMGAFIGILFNLKFVDVFGTYTPWVSLLAAMVVCAIFSLMHAVASISFRADQTISGVAINMLGVAVALFSVKLIFGKGQTDYIQERFIRFDIPFLSDIPVLGPMFFKDVYSTSILAIGVAIGAWFVIYKTPFGLRLRAVGEHPMAADTMGVNVTKMRYIAVILSGVLAGIGGAVYSQSISGEFSHTTINGQGFMALAAMIFGKWHPLGALGAALFFGFAQALSIVGGQIPYIDQVPSYFLHILPYVLTILAVAGFIGKAHAPKASGVPYIKGKR; this is encoded by the coding sequence ATGAGCTTTTTAGATGTTCTATATTTCATCATTCCAGCGGCTATTTTTTATGCCGCACCACTTATCTTTACTGCTATTGGTGGGGTTTTCTCTGAGCGATCAGGTGTTGTTAATATTGGACTAGAAGGTTTAATGGTAATGGGTGCATTTATCGGTATACTATTTAACTTGAAGTTCGTCGACGTATTTGGAACTTATACTCCGTGGGTTTCACTTCTTGCAGCAATGGTTGTGTGTGCAATATTTTCTTTAATGCATGCAGTTGCTTCCATATCTTTCCGTGCAGATCAAACAATCTCCGGAGTAGCGATTAATATGCTTGGTGTTGCAGTCGCATTATTTTCTGTGAAACTGATTTTTGGCAAAGGTCAAACAGACTACATTCAGGAACGTTTTATTCGATTTGATATTCCTTTTTTAAGTGACATTCCAGTCCTTGGACCGATGTTTTTCAAAGATGTATATTCTACATCTATCTTAGCTATTGGAGTAGCGATAGGAGCTTGGTTTGTCATATATAAAACTCCATTTGGCTTACGCCTCCGTGCTGTTGGTGAACATCCAATGGCGGCTGATACAATGGGAGTAAATGTAACAAAAATGCGTTATATAGCGGTTATATTATCTGGTGTTCTTGCTGGAATTGGTGGTGCAGTATATTCTCAATCCATCTCTGGAGAATTCAGTCATACTACTATTAATGGACAAGGTTTCATGGCACTTGCTGCGATGATTTTCGGTAAGTGGCATCCACTTGGTGCACTTGGAGCAGCGTTATTCTTTGGTTTCGCTCAAGCGCTAAGTATTGTTGGTGGTCAAATTCCTTATATCGATCAAGTACCAAGCTACTTCTTGCATATTTTGCCGTATGTTTTAACGATTTTGGCAGTTGCAGGGTTTATTGGTAAAGCACATGCACCAAAAGCTAGTGGCGTACCGTATATTAAAGGAAAACGATAA
- the yfmF gene encoding EF-P 5-aminopentanol modification-associated protein YfmF, translated as MFQQFELAHGVKLYVRPTEQFKTINISFKWKQPITVKDASIRAVLSNILQYSNEVYPSNADFRKRLDDLYGTALYFDTTKKGNNHIFSLNAETVNDAYLSNEKVVDEVFSLLATVIFKPLLVNGKFVDSIVKREKEQVIERIQSMYDDKTRYAQQRLLENIRPDHPASISSNGTVAEVKVITNDQLIEMHEKLLHEDELSIYIVGDINVEEIKEKMKNYFPFSNRTEKLPTEVVNKQGKNDTNYLHEIQDMKQGKLHIAYHTPITFYSEEYPIMQMTNGILGGFAHSKIFMNVREKESMAYYASSNYSSLYGLIFVLAGIDSNLQEKAVQLIDEQILAMQKGDISDLEINQTKSMLKNQLKEALDSARAQIDIYDQYKELNEDFKVEEWVEKWSNVTKEQIQQMASKIEKEFVYFLSGKDGANNE; from the coding sequence ATGTTTCAGCAGTTTGAACTTGCACATGGTGTGAAGTTATATGTACGACCGACAGAACAATTTAAAACAATTAATATCTCATTTAAATGGAAACAGCCAATAACAGTAAAAGATGCCTCAATTCGAGCAGTTCTTTCCAATATCCTTCAATATAGTAATGAAGTGTATCCTTCGAATGCAGATTTTCGTAAACGTTTAGATGATCTATATGGAACGGCACTATATTTTGATACAACCAAAAAGGGGAACAATCATATTTTTTCGTTAAATGCAGAAACGGTGAATGATGCTTATTTATCGAACGAAAAAGTTGTTGATGAAGTTTTTTCTTTACTTGCAACCGTAATCTTTAAACCCCTTTTAGTAAACGGGAAATTTGTTGATTCCATAGTAAAACGTGAAAAAGAGCAAGTGATAGAGCGTATTCAATCCATGTATGATGATAAAACAAGATATGCACAACAACGTTTACTTGAAAATATTCGTCCCGATCATCCTGCCTCTATTTCTTCAAATGGGACAGTTGCAGAAGTAAAAGTAATTACAAATGACCAACTAATTGAAATGCACGAAAAATTATTACATGAAGATGAGTTATCTATTTATATAGTTGGGGATATAAACGTCGAAGAGATAAAAGAAAAAATGAAAAACTATTTTCCATTTTCGAATAGAACGGAGAAACTACCAACGGAGGTAGTTAACAAGCAAGGGAAAAACGATACAAATTATTTACATGAAATACAAGACATGAAACAAGGGAAGTTACATATTGCCTATCATACTCCGATTACTTTTTATTCAGAAGAATACCCAATTATGCAAATGACAAATGGCATATTAGGTGGATTTGCGCATTCAAAAATATTCATGAATGTCCGGGAAAAAGAAAGTATGGCTTATTATGCATCCAGTAATTATTCTTCTTTGTACGGTTTAATATTTGTATTAGCAGGTATTGATTCGAACTTACAGGAAAAAGCAGTTCAATTAATTGATGAACAGATACTAGCTATGCAAAAAGGTGACATTTCAGACTTAGAAATAAACCAAACAAAATCGATGTTAAAGAATCAATTAAAAGAAGCTTTAGATTCTGCACGAGCACAAATTGATATTTATGATCAATATAAAGAGCTAAACGAAGACTTTAAAGTAGAAGAATGGGTAGAAAAATGGTCCAACGTGACAAAGGAACAAATACAACAAATGGCTTCTAAAATAGAGAAGGAATTTGTCTATTTCCTATCTGGTAAGGACGGTGCAAACAATGAATGA
- the yfmH gene encoding EF-P 5-aminopentanol modification-associated protein YfmH, producing MNETYFKQLEETLYHEQLPNGLNVYILPKKGFSKTYVTFTTNYGSVDREFIPHGKEEPVIVPDGIAHFLEHKMFEKEDGDVFQKFSENGASANAFTSFTRTAYLFSSTDLVLENTKVLLDFVQQPYFTEQTVEKEKGIIAQEITMYDDQPDWRLYFGAIENMYKEHPVKIDIAGTVESIKQITADHLYECYNTFYHPSNMIVFVVGAVNPEKMMTFIKEDQASKSFEPPQEIKRFFPNEQNAVAISERTLQMDVQKPKVIFGIKSNNTTISGKEMLNYELSMQVAVEMIFGRTSSFYQNVYETGLIDESYSADYSMEHGYGFTMIGSDSINPDMLVHAVKQTITDNSKEWKFSEEDLKRITRKKIGFFLRALNSIEYIANQFTRYSFNNMNLFDVVPALENLTMEQVKEAFESLKNENTHSVFKIIPNLKKNDE from the coding sequence ATGAATGAAACATATTTCAAGCAACTAGAAGAAACTTTATATCATGAGCAATTACCTAATGGCTTAAATGTATATATTTTACCTAAAAAAGGATTCTCTAAAACTTATGTAACATTTACGACGAATTATGGATCCGTTGACCGAGAATTTATACCGCATGGTAAAGAGGAACCTGTAATTGTGCCAGATGGAATTGCTCACTTTTTAGAGCATAAGATGTTTGAAAAAGAAGACGGAGATGTATTTCAAAAGTTTAGTGAAAATGGTGCTTCTGCTAATGCATTCACTTCTTTTACAAGAACTGCCTACTTATTTTCTTCCACAGACCTTGTGTTAGAAAATACGAAAGTATTGCTTGATTTTGTGCAACAACCATATTTTACTGAACAAACTGTTGAAAAAGAAAAAGGGATTATTGCCCAGGAAATCACTATGTATGACGACCAACCAGATTGGCGTTTATACTTTGGTGCAATTGAGAATATGTATAAAGAGCATCCGGTAAAAATAGATATCGCAGGAACTGTTGAATCGATAAAACAAATTACTGCTGATCATTTGTATGAATGTTATAACACGTTTTACCACCCTTCAAATATGATTGTATTTGTTGTGGGGGCAGTGAATCCAGAAAAAATGATGACTTTTATTAAGGAAGATCAAGCATCGAAGTCATTCGAACCACCACAAGAAATTAAACGCTTTTTTCCAAATGAGCAAAACGCTGTGGCAATCTCCGAAAGAACATTGCAAATGGATGTACAAAAACCAAAAGTTATATTTGGGATTAAATCTAATAATACAACTATATCTGGCAAAGAAATGTTAAATTATGAACTTTCTATGCAAGTGGCAGTGGAAATGATTTTCGGAAGAACTTCCTCCTTTTATCAAAATGTATACGAAACAGGGTTAATCGATGAATCGTATTCAGCAGATTACTCTATGGAACATGGTTATGGTTTTACGATGATTGGCTCCGATTCTATAAATCCTGATATGCTTGTTCATGCGGTCAAACAAACCATTACAGACAATTCGAAAGAGTGGAAGTTTTCAGAGGAAGATTTAAAACGAATTACACGGAAAAAGATCGGATTTTTCTTGCGTGCTTTAAATTCTATTGAATATATTGCCAATCAATTTACACGGTATTCGTTTAACAATATGAATTTATTTGATGTAGTACCTGCTTTGGAAAATTTAACGATGGAACAAGTGAAGGAAGCTTTTGAATCGCTAAAAAATGAAAATACGCACTCTGTATTTAAAATTATTCCAAATTTGAAAAAGAACGATGAGTAA
- the ymfI gene encoding elongation factor P 5-aminopentanone reductase has protein sequence MSKKFALVVGASGEIGHSISYQLAEAGWSLYLHFASNEARIKRLLQDLEASYPEQEFMLIQADMRHAASVEILASAIFSIQSIVFAQGHSLYKGLEDTSLEEIHHLFQVHVEHPMFLVTQLTPKLRKNEHASIVFVGSIWGETGASYEVAYSAAKGAQHAFVKAYAKEVALQKINVNAVAPGFIDTKMNQHVELKVRQLLLEEIPAGVFGSAEDVANTVVFLVSGKANYITGQIIRVNGGWYI, from the coding sequence ATGAGTAAAAAGTTTGCTTTAGTGGTAGGTGCATCAGGTGAAATCGGCCATTCGATTAGTTATCAACTCGCAGAGGCTGGCTGGTCATTGTACCTGCATTTTGCAAGCAATGAAGCACGTATAAAGCGTCTTTTACAAGACTTAGAAGCATCTTACCCAGAACAGGAATTCATGCTCATACAAGCAGATATGCGTCACGCAGCATCAGTAGAAATATTAGCATCAGCTATTTTTTCGATTCAGTCGATTGTTTTTGCTCAAGGACATAGTTTGTATAAAGGATTGGAAGATACTTCATTAGAAGAGATTCATCATCTATTTCAAGTGCATGTGGAGCATCCAATGTTTTTAGTTACTCAATTGACGCCGAAACTTCGAAAAAACGAACATGCTTCTATTGTTTTTGTAGGTTCCATTTGGGGAGAGACTGGTGCATCCTATGAAGTGGCATATTCTGCTGCAAAAGGTGCCCAGCATGCATTTGTAAAAGCATATGCGAAAGAAGTGGCTTTGCAAAAAATTAACGTGAATGCAGTTGCTCCTGGATTTATAGATACAAAAATGAACCAACATGTGGAACTAAAAGTACGCCAACTACTATTGGAGGAAATTCCAGCAGGTGTATTTGGATCTGCGGAAGATGTTGCAAATACTGTGGTGTTTTTAGTTAGTGGGAAAGCCAATTATATAACAGGCCAAATTATCCGAGTAAATGGTGGATGGTATATTTGA
- a CDS encoding DUF3388 domain-containing protein, with protein MASEWFFEYDIQINRPGLLGDIASLLGMLRVNIVTINGVDEGRRGMLIKAEKKENIERFEHIASTMETIQLTKFREPKLRDRLAVRHGRYIQRDADDKKTFRFVRDELGLLVDFMAEIFKQEGHKLIGIRGMPRVGKTESVVAASVCANKKWIFLSSTMIKQTIRSQLAGDEFSDRNIFILDGIVTRNSNDEKHQMLVREMMRMPTIKVVEHPDMFIQHSEYSIDDFDYIIELRHSPEEEFTYEMMEKNHGMSDKGTSGFGGFGGFNF; from the coding sequence ATGGCAAGTGAATGGTTTTTTGAATACGATATCCAGATAAATCGCCCAGGACTTCTTGGAGATATTGCTTCTTTACTTGGTATGCTTAGAGTGAATATTGTAACGATTAATGGTGTGGACGAAGGTCGTCGTGGCATGCTAATTAAAGCAGAAAAAAAAGAAAATATCGAACGTTTTGAGCATATTGCTTCTACGATGGAAACGATTCAATTAACTAAGTTTAGAGAACCCAAGCTTAGAGATCGTCTAGCTGTTCGCCATGGTAGATATATACAACGCGATGCCGATGATAAAAAAACATTTCGTTTTGTCCGTGATGAACTAGGATTGCTAGTTGACTTTATGGCAGAAATATTTAAACAAGAAGGTCATAAGTTAATCGGAATTAGAGGAATGCCGCGTGTAGGCAAAACAGAATCTGTTGTTGCTGCAAGTGTATGTGCGAATAAGAAATGGATATTTCTTTCATCCACAATGATTAAGCAAACAATTAGAAGCCAGCTTGCGGGTGATGAGTTTAGTGATCGTAATATTTTCATATTAGACGGCATTGTGACAAGAAATTCAAATGATGAAAAGCATCAGATGTTAGTTAGAGAAATGATGCGAATGCCTACTATTAAAGTAGTAGAGCACCCGGACATGTTTATCCAACATTCCGAGTATTCGATTGATGATTTTGACTATATAATTGAACTTCGTCATAGTCCAGAAGAAGAATTTACGTATGAGATGATGGAGAAAAACCACG